In a genomic window of Chrysemys picta bellii isolate R12L10 chromosome 1, ASM1138683v2, whole genome shotgun sequence:
- the SLN gene encoding sarcolipin, which yields MDRSTQELFLNFMIVLITVLLMWILVKSYQE from the coding sequence ATGGACCGATCCACGCAAGAGCTTTTCCTCAACTTCATGATTGTCCTCATAACTGTGCTCCTCATGTGGATTCTGGTGAAATCTTATCAGGAGTAA